From a region of the Rhipicephalus microplus isolate Deutch F79 chromosome X, USDA_Rmic, whole genome shotgun sequence genome:
- the LOC119176282 gene encoding E3 ubiquitin-protein ligase MARCHF3 has product MAEGAAARTDTPLQSTPIIGGRHADEPHAHPCVDTFRANTMLLAQVRSAHGSPSDEDEEDPVPLSPILAATNVTTSSGPICRICHEGDHRLPLLSICLCSGTMGLVHLLCLEHWLSTSGSEACEICHYHFNVERRPRHFCEWVNSASVRRALVGDLLCFGLLSPLTFLCGVLCLHGAAQQVLQRRLWESVGLAALAFMLFTVYSAWTVLTFRYHYSCWRKWRVANLYVKVVDPPRAPNLAVEPGCRGSKPQDGGGNAVIPATRMLPHTGRSILTSASGLYSPFEICSPNTVTSGSTVWEYLTSRH; this is encoded by the coding sequence ATGGCCGAGGGAGCAGCTGCCAGGACAGATACGCCCCTGCAATCAACGCCCATCATCGGTGGACGACATGCTGACGAGCCGCACGCACACCCGTGCGTCGACACCTTTCGGGCGAACACAATGCTACTCGCGCAGGTACGCAGCGCGCACGGTTCACCATCTGACGAAGACGAAGAAGACCCCGTCCCGCTCTCGCCGATCCTCGCGGCGACCAACGTGACGACGAGCAGCGGACCTATCTGCCGCATTTGCCACGAGGGTGACCACAGGCTTCCGCTGCTGTCGATCTGCCTGTGTTCGGGCACCATGGGTCTGGTGCACTTGCTCTGCCTCGAGCACTGGCTCAGCACCAGCGGTAGCGAGGCCTGCGAGATCTGCCACTACCACTTCAACGTCGAGCGTCGGCCCCGGCACTTCTGCGAGTGGGTGAACAGCGCCAGCGTGCGCCGCGCCTTGGTCGGGGACCTGTTGTGCTTCGGCTTGCTCTCGCCACTGACTTTCCTCTGCGGCGTGCTCTGCCTGCACGGCGCCGCGCAGCAGGTACTACAGCGACGGCTATGGGAATCCGTCGGCCTCGCGGCGCTCGCTTTCATGCTCTTCACAGTGTACAGCGCCTGGACCGTTCTTACCTTCCGCTACCACTACAGCTGCTGGAGAAAGTGGCGCGTGGCCAACCTATACGTCAAGGTGGTAGACCCGCCCCGTGCCCCGAATCTCGCTGTCGAACCTGGTTGCAGGGGGTCCAAACCGCAGGACGGCGGGGGCAACGCCGTCATCCCTGCCACCCGCATGCTGCCGCACACAGGCAGGAGCATCTTGACTTCGGCATCGGGTCTCTATTCGCCGTTCGAGATTTGCTCGCCGAACACAGTGACTTCCGGCAGCACAGTGTGGGAGTACCTCACGTCGCGCCATTGA